The following DNA comes from Porphyromonadaceae bacterium W3.11.
TTCGCACCAATGAGAATGGCGAGATTGGTCTAGCCATCCACAACATCCGCAAGGAACCGAAGCTCGATTACCCATATTTGGGGTACAAATTCACTGATGATGAGAAAGCGACACTTCAGACCACGGGAAACCTTGGTAAGGTAGTAGAACTGACACCCAAGAGCAGTGAGCCATTTGCCGCTTACGTATCCATCGACTCACTGACTAATGAGTTGGTTGCCCTCCGTGCAGATAGAGTCTCCATTCCGAAGGAGATAAAGGGCGTAGAGCTGACCGACCAGCAGTACAAAGACCTCGTGGAGGGAAAGGCGGTGAAAGTAGAAGGGATGCTCTCCAAGAGCAATAAACCTTTTGATGCGACCCTCCAAGTCAATGCGGAGAAGAAAGGCATTGAGTTTATCTTTGACAATACCAAGAGCTACAAACAGCGACACGAGCAGTCACAGGAGCAGCAACAGCCTCGTATTCCCAAGAAGCTATGTGGTTTGGAACTCAGCGATAAACAGCACCAAGCTCTCTCCAATGGTGCCACCCTCTATCTCAAGAATATGGTGGATAAGCAGGGGCAGTCATTCAATGCTTATGTCAAGCTGATGCCCGAGGAGAACCGACTACGCTTCTTCCGCCTCAATCCCGACAAGAAGCAGTCTGCCGATAAGGTGGAGGCGGTAGCCGAAGAGCACAAGACCCAAGTGGCGGTTAATATCGAGGGGAAGACCAACGAAGCGACAAAGAAGTTGGAAGAACCCCTCAAACCTAAGCAGACCCAGCCTACAGAGAAGCAGGCAGAGCAGCAAGCTGAGAAGAAGAAGGTCTCACGAGGTCGTAAACTCTAATCCCCCATAGACTATGACTACATGTATTATTGCAGAGAAGCCCTCTGTGGCTCGTGATATTGCCCGAATCGTTGGGGCAAGCCAAAAGCAGGACGGTTATATGGAGGGGAATGGCTATCTCGTCACTTGGGCATTTGGTCATCTTATCACTCTTGCCATGCCCGAAGTATATGGATTTAAGGAGTACAGAGCAGACGACATGCCGATACTCCCCAATCCACACCAGTTGGTAGTGCGACAAGTCCGCAAGGATAAGGAGTACCACGATGACCCGTCAGCCATCAAGCAGCTCAAGGCTATTCGCCATTGCTTTACCAAGGCAGACCAAATCATCGTTGCCACAGATGCGGGGCGAGAGGGCGAACTTATCTTCCGCTACATCTATAGCTACCTTGGTTGCCAAAAGCCCTTCCAAAGACTTTGGATCTCCTCGCTTACAGATAAAGCTATCAATGAGGGACTTAGTCATCTAAAGCCAGGCTCTCAGTACGACAACCTCTACCTCTCCGCTAAAGCGAGGAGCGAAGCCGACTGGTGCGTAGGTATAAATGCCAGCAGAGCCATGTCTATTGCAAGGCGTGGCGGTTACTCTCTCGGGCGAGTTCAGACACCCACCTTGGCGATGATATGCTCTCGCTACCTCACGAATAGAGCGTTTCAGTCAGTGCCTTACTGGAAGCTATCCACTTCCATCAACCACCCCGACCTCACGCTCCAAGCCAACTCTCTGGAGCAATATGATAATGAAACGGCAGCCGAGAGTATGCTCGCACAGCTCCGCTCTCACGGCTCGCTTACGGTCACTAAGGTCACAAGAAAGGTGACGGAGACACCGCCACCTCTCTTGTACGACCTGACCGCACTCCAAAAGGAAGTCAATAGTCGCCACGGTTTCTCTGCCGACAAGACCTTGTCTATCGCTCAGAGCCTCTACGAGAAGAAGGTAACCACATATCCACGCACGGGTAGTCGCTATATCTCGGAGGATCTCTTTGAGGAAATCCCGAAGCTCATCGCCAAGGTGCTGAAGCAGACGCTTCCTATCCCTCTCAATCGCCAATCTGTGGACGATAGCAAGGTGACTGACCACCACGCTATCATCCCGACCGGCGAGGAGTCCCCGATGCTCTCCGCGGATGAGCAAACCATCTACACGATGATTGCCCATCGCTTTGTCGAGGCATTCCTGCCACCCTCCCAGGAGGAGCGAATGCAGGTAGAGATGACAGAGGGCATACATCATTTCATCTGGAAAGGTCAGCGATCAGTTGCCCTTGGCTGGAAGGTAGTACAACGTAAGAGGGACGATAAAAGGAAAGAGAGTGAAGAAGAAGAGTTGGATAAGCTCCCAGCTATCTTGGAGGGCGAAACTCTATCCCTACAGAGTGCCGAGCTACTGAAGCAAGCCACCAAACCAAAGCCACTCTACACAGAGGCGACCCTGCTTTCAGCAATGGAACATGCTGGTAAAGAGGTCGAGGACACGGAGAGTAAGAAAGCTCTTGCGGAATGTGGTATCGGCACACCAGCAACAAGAGCCAATATCATTGAGACCCTTATCCTTAGAGATTTCATCCGTAGGGAGAAGAAGTCTCTCATCCCTACCGACAAGGGACTTGAGGTATTTGAGTTGGTGAAAGAGATGAAGATCGCCAATGCAGAGATGACAGGCAATTGGGAGCTCTCTCTTGCTGCTATTGAAGCAGGAGCTTTAGATATTGGAGAGTTCGAGGAGGGTATCAAGGAGTACACTCGCCAAATATGTAGTGAGTTATTGGCACTGACTGTACCTACCAAGCAGTACCCAGTTTACAAGTGTCCCAAGTGTGGTAAGGAGAGCTTTGCTATTTACAATAAGGTGGCGAAGTGCAAAGATGAAGCTTGTGGCTTCAAAGTCTTTCGTGAACTCTGTGGTACTTTCCTCTCG
Coding sequences within:
- a CDS encoding DUF3945 domain-containing protein, whose product is RTNENGEIGLAIHNIRKEPKLDYPYLGYKFTDDEKATLQTTGNLGKVVELTPKSSEPFAAYVSIDSLTNELVALRADRVSIPKEIKGVELTDQQYKDLVEGKAVKVEGMLSKSNKPFDATLQVNAEKKGIEFIFDNTKSYKQRHEQSQEQQQPRIPKKLCGLELSDKQHQALSNGATLYLKNMVDKQGQSFNAYVKLMPEENRLRFFRLNPDKKQSADKVEAVAEEHKTQVAVNIEGKTNEATKKLEEPLKPKQTQPTEKQAEQQAEKKKVSRGRKL
- a CDS encoding DNA topoisomerase 3, with amino-acid sequence MTTCIIAEKPSVARDIARIVGASQKQDGYMEGNGYLVTWAFGHLITLAMPEVYGFKEYRADDMPILPNPHQLVVRQVRKDKEYHDDPSAIKQLKAIRHCFTKADQIIVATDAGREGELIFRYIYSYLGCQKPFQRLWISSLTDKAINEGLSHLKPGSQYDNLYLSAKARSEADWCVGINASRAMSIARRGGYSLGRVQTPTLAMICSRYLTNRAFQSVPYWKLSTSINHPDLTLQANSLEQYDNETAAESMLAQLRSHGSLTVTKVTRKVTETPPPLLYDLTALQKEVNSRHGFSADKTLSIAQSLYEKKVTTYPRTGSRYISEDLFEEIPKLIAKVLKQTLPIPLNRQSVDDSKVTDHHAIIPTGEESPMLSADEQTIYTMIAHRFVEAFLPPSQEERMQVEMTEGIHHFIWKGQRSVALGWKVVQRKRDDKRKESEEEELDKLPAILEGETLSLQSAELLKQATKPKPLYTEATLLSAMEHAGKEVEDTESKKALAECGIGTPATRANIIETLILRDFIRREKKSLIPTDKGLEVFELVKEMKIANAEMTGNWELSLAAIEAGALDIGEFEEGIKEYTRQICSELLALTVPTKQYPVYKCPKCGKESFAIYNKVAKCKDEACGFKVFRELCGTFLSDSNIQDLITKGKTPTLKGMTSKAGKKFNARLVLKEDFSAAFEFEVRAKKK